ACTTTTCTCTGAGCTTAAATTATTTCATAGGTTTTCACTTTCTAATCTAGGCCTCTTCAATTTTTCTCTAAAGCCTGCACCAAAAAGTAGCTCTATGAAGTCCATTCACACAATAAAATCTGCCAATCCACATGATGAGCACTCAGATATGCAGCACAAATACCCCTAGCTTCTGtacaaaaggaaaataaaatgctGAATTTGGGATAAAAGAAATAGAACATATCAATCAACAATCACTTCACCACAGCTGACTCGACCTTATTTTAAGACACCTGTTGATACTGGAAATGGATCTTCTCATGACACATTCATTCCAAGTCCATTCACCAAAAACCATACTTAACAGTGATTAATGGACTTGAATTAATGTGTCATGAGAAAATCCATTGCACAGGCTACCACTTAAAGTATAACATATCTTACTACACACCAAAGTTCAGAACGGCTAACTACTTAAATTAAGGAGAAAAAATGAGTAATATATAAAGCTACAACTTCCTGTAGTCCCCTGTCACCTCTATATTCCAAGTTGTACCCAAGTTTACACTGTCCTTATAGCTACTACACAGGTACATGTGAATTACTCTTGAACAGACTTATAAACATACAGGCTGTCAAGCATGACAGCTTTATATAATTTGCCGAACTTGTGaaacaagaaataaagaatAACCTGAATCTGACAGCCACAGAATCTTCTAGTTCCCATCTCATTACTAATTTGCAACTAATGGAATCTATCACACACTTCCCTTCTAACATCACTGTGACCAAGAGATGTGGGCATTCTCAAAATGAATCCTCTCATCAGACAAAACATTAAGAGATGAATTAAAATAATAGCTAGAGAAGataaacaaaatataacaaaagcAATGCAATCATCAGAAAGAAATATAAATAACCAAGCATTCTAACATCAAGTAAAGATTGTAACAACTCTTACCGACGGTTTAGGCATTGATGGAGTCATTGGAATCAATTGGCGAGATTGTCTTATAGCCAGTTCTTCAAGCCTTTGTGTTCCAGAAGTTATCTGGATTATAGAAAGAAATAGCATAAGCAACAAAGAATCTGAAGAATGCCTGAGAAACAAAGAAGCATTCAAAGGTACCTTTGGGGCAGCTTGAACACGAGGACCCTGAGCAACAGTTTCAGCCATATTGAGACCAGCGGAAGTGCTTGAGGGCAAAGAAGCAGAACTAGGCAGCGAAGCTTGTCGCCCAGGTGAAAGTCCAGTACCGCCACCTCCAACAATTGCAGGAACCTCTGCCAGAGCTGAAGTCCATTTATCCCCAGCAATGATAGCTGAGGCACTAATTGGCAAACCATGAATGGCAGTATTTAATCCAGGAGAAGGGACTCTTCCTACCTCAGAAGTTGCTTGTCTTTCTTCTGATCCAAGGGAAGGAAAATCTCTTTCAAATACAACTTTGTGTACAGTGCCAACTGAATCACCCTTATCAAGCAGGCTATTTCCATCAGTACTTTTGTTTCTACTGGCAGAATTTGAGTCAGCTATTGATCTTTTAGGCCAAACCTCATTGCGCTTCCGAGAAACCATTGACTGAGAACGCCTTAATCCATCGTTCTCAAAATTGCCAGGAAAATTATTACCGGGTGGATCTAAATAATCCCGGTGCTTATGGCCTCCAACAACTAAGTTATCTCTATCACGAGGCTCATACAGGTCCTTATCCCAATCCCTACCACGGTGATTCCTCCCAAAACTACTGTACGACTGCATCTGACCAGAACCATTACTACTGGAACTCCGGCGAAAATATGATGAGGAAGTTCGATCGGAAACAGATGATCGCCCTATTTCATGATCATTATGATTGACCGAGGACTTGTTTCTAGCAAGTTTTGATACAGCATGATCATCTATAACAAACAAAACTAAGATATTGACATCATATTACATAAAATACTTGTATTTAAGAACAACAAATCACTAAACAAAAGCTTACAAAACTTTACCTGATGGTGAAAGTGGATGGGATGTTGTCCCACTTCCAGTTACACTTCCGCTGCTTTTCAACCATTCTGGAACTAATGAGGGTTCACTTCTTTCCATAGCTGACACAGCACATGTTCATgaaactaaaaggaaaaaaaccaaCTTCCCTTAAATTCCCAACAGCTTCCTCATGTCCGACCACATTTCCCCTGACAATCCTAACTGTCTTtgtaaaattctaaaaaatgcAACACCAATTTCAGCCTATTCTAACCCAAAAAGCCCCTCAAACGCATGGCTTATCTTTAACTACCAAATTATTAGAATTGTCAGCACAACATCTTTATCTCAATCCTTCCATGGCTACAATATAACAAAAGAATCTGAACTGTTCTATTAACAATAGCTGGGTTCCGCCTCTATGTACTGTACACCTATGTATTTAGTGTAAGCCAGTCGAGTGGACAATAGCTCGACTAGGTTTCAAAAaccaagaacaagaaaaactCCTTTATCTATCTGTTATATCAGTGCCCAAGGCCAACTGTTTGATGTTCAACAAGGGCTTCTCAAGGCCACCATATTTccccaaaaacaaaataacaagTACCCTGAATCACAACCCAGACAGTAATGGGCCTTTCCGTcatgcaaaacaaccacaataATGATTCCTTCTTGGGGGAAACCAAAACCCAATGAAGAGAATAGCAAAAATAATCAAACCCTAGGCACCAATATgatcaaaagaaataaatatcCCCTCTTTAAAACCCTAAGGGCAATAACAGTCCAGTTATACCAggaaaaatgtataagaaaatttCAGATTATCGTGCCTAAATTCGTTAACACAGCAACAGCGGGGTTGATGACAATTAAGGAAAAAACTGATGTGTATACCCCGAAAGAGTCTGGTAAAAGAACGATACTGCGCCGTTTTGGGTCTGGGCAGACGCCGCCTTTGTTGTTTTCTGCCCTTTTCAGGCTATGGAAGTTTCTGGAAGGATAGAACAAGAAAGCCAAGGAAGAGTTGTGTTCACCTTCTTTGTTTTTCAAAAGAGGGAAGAATATAGTAGTATTATGCAATATTTGGCGGAGGCTTTTGGTAGTTTTAGAGAGAGAAAGTTGCAGTAGTAGTAAAGAGAGACGCCGGGAGAAGGATTGGGAGGGCTTTGTTGTTGGGGAAGACGAAAGAAAGATTTTATCTGTGTATTCGTGTGACacaggagagaaagagagaaacaaTGAAGACTgatatgtatttatatatttttgagCAGGTAAAATGCTGTGATGTTTTATAAATCGTGTGAATACGAGGAAACTTTTTATCTTTTGgattccaacaaaaaaaaaaagagttaaggTTTCCTGTATTTTATTTCAACTTAAGCTAAGGAATTCCACATCCCTACTTTTTGAGTACGGTGAGTTGGGGAAACAAGTATTTTGAACTCTTAAATTATActaaatttaattatttaaaattcaaatcactTGTATCattgagaaaaaagaaattaagcaaATGGTTTCCGATGAATGGTGGAATTTTTGTAAGTTTAGTTTGAATTATGCAACCGAAATCCAaaacttgtatttttttttttttactctactTCCTTGGTGTAAAATTAGTGTTTAAGGTTTAGACGAAAACAATGATGAATATActtaaattttagaaatttggaaGTCTTAAATCTTACAAAATGAATAGTTATCAGAGTTTATCTTGTATATACTCGCAGCGTAGTGCATACAGTATCGTCCTTAAATATATGTCAGGTATACAAAAAATGATATTCGAATTCAAATTGAAATTAAGTGAATATATTTAAGGATGAAAATGTGTACACTCAAGATTGATTCTACTTATTGTTCTAAATTTGCCTGCTTGAGTAGTTTTGTTGTTGATGTTAACTTGCTAAGGGTACCTAAGGTTAATCTATGGCTCATTTGTTTGGTTTTGCAGCTCATCGTGTCATTCTTGTTTAATTGGctttgaaactttcaaccacgcCCCAAGTCCAACCAAATGATTTTGAGCCTTTGTCACTTCTTGTGTTTGTGGAGTAGTTTAGTGAGCTACCTATAATCTACACCAATTACGTGCTTCTCTGCACTTCTACTTCAGATTCTTTAGTTTTTACTTATTGCTTAAGTTATAAAGAAATACCCTGGCAGTATAAATTGACCCGTCCATggaac
This portion of the Coffea arabica cultivar ET-39 chromosome 2e, Coffea Arabica ET-39 HiFi, whole genome shotgun sequence genome encodes:
- the LOC113731822 gene encoding uncharacterized protein isoform X2 — its product is MERSEPSLVPEWLKSSGSVTGSGTTSHPLSPSDDHAVSKLARNKSSVNHNDHEIGRSSVSDRTSSSYFRRSSSSNGSGQMQSYSSFGRNHRGRDWDKDLYEPRDRDNLVVGGHKHRDYLDPPGNNFPGNFENDGLRRSQSMVSRKRNEVWPKRSIADSNSASRNKSTDGNSLLDKGDSVGTVHKVVFERDFPSLGSEERQATSEVGRVPSPGLNTAIHGLPISASAIIAGDKWTSALAEVPAIVGGGGTGLSPGRQASLPSSASLPSSTSAGLNMAETVAQGPRVQAAPKITSGTQRLEELAIRQSRQLIPMTPSMPKPSILNSSDKGKAKAGQPQHPVSSPLLSPSLRGGPVKTDASKTSNAGKLLVLKPPRERNGVSTASKDTLSPTSSTRAATSGLGVATSVTGLATSRGPAINPVSPGAERKHALPMLEKKPSSQAQSRNDFFNLMRKKSMPSSSSVADAGSAVSASTLDEPGELEVTPAPVIPEDEDVPSLDRLNGCQHTENNLFGNHSRSLPLFSEEEEAAFLHQLGWQENADEDGLTEEEINAFFRDWSKYMNSKPSSKSLQGVQPKFPLLLSSHGAIGAISSGSDSKLES
- the LOC113731822 gene encoding uncharacterized protein isoform X1, with the protein product MERSEPSLVPEWLKSSGSVTGSGTTSHPLSPSVLFVIDDHAVSKLARNKSSVNHNDHEIGRSSVSDRTSSSYFRRSSSSNGSGQMQSYSSFGRNHRGRDWDKDLYEPRDRDNLVVGGHKHRDYLDPPGNNFPGNFENDGLRRSQSMVSRKRNEVWPKRSIADSNSASRNKSTDGNSLLDKGDSVGTVHKVVFERDFPSLGSEERQATSEVGRVPSPGLNTAIHGLPISASAIIAGDKWTSALAEVPAIVGGGGTGLSPGRQASLPSSASLPSSTSAGLNMAETVAQGPRVQAAPKITSGTQRLEELAIRQSRQLIPMTPSMPKPSILNSSDKGKAKAGQPQHPVSSPLLSPSLRGGPVKTDASKTSNAGKLLVLKPPRERNGVSTASKDTLSPTSSTRAATSGLGVATSVTGLATSRGPAINPVSPGAERKHALPMLEKKPSSQAQSRNDFFNLMRKKSMPSSSSVADAGSAVSASTLDEPGELEVTPAPVIPEDEDVPSLDRLNGCQHTENNLFGNHSRSLPLFSEEEEAAFLHQLGWQENADEDGLTEEEINAFFRDWSKYMNSKPSSKSLQGVQPKFPLLLSSHGAIGAISSGSDSKLES